From a single Sporosarcina oncorhynchi genomic region:
- a CDS encoding DNA topoisomerase III yields MSKSVVLAEKPSVARDIARVLGCNKKGNGFLEGSKYIVTWALGHLVTHADPEGYGSEYKEWKLELLPIIPDPFKLTPIRQTSKQFNVVKAQLRRNDVTEIIIATDAGREGELVARWILEMAKNRKPVKRLWISSVTDKAITDGFKNLKDGRAYENLFEAAVARAEADWVVGINATRALTVKYNAQLSTGRVQTPTLSMIAEREKQIREFKPKSYYGLQAITETARFTWSDKTGQTQSFNKETVENLLTKLDGIHSGKVTDVKTVPKQQPAPSLFDLTELQKEAHRRWSWSAKETLSTLQNLYERHKAVTYPRTDSKHLTSDMESTLKERIKAVDISAYRKSVNVLLRSKSVKPQKGVIDDKRVSDHHAIIPTEETPIMQNLSDKEQRLYDLIVKRFLAVFFGPFRYDQVTAELEVGGEMFKAKGRTVTDEGWKAVYSTDEEEEDSDRLPPFTKGAAVEVRAVIMTDGQTKPPARFNEGTLLAAMENPSQFMAGESKDLIKTLGDTGGLGTVATRADIIEKLFSSFVIEKKGNDIYTTSKGRQLLELVPEDLKSPALTAEWEQSLTKIAEGKMKKEAFVKDMIAFSKKTVHEIKTDDKKFKHDNVSGKMCPDCGKAMLEVNGKRGKMLVCQDRECGHRRNVSQLTNARCPNCKKKLELRGEGDGRIFVCKCGHREKLSAFEKRRERSGGKKADKRDVQKFMKKQEEPENTAMADALKKLFDK; encoded by the coding sequence ATGTCCAAATCAGTTGTGTTAGCCGAAAAGCCCTCGGTAGCAAGGGATATTGCCAGAGTGCTAGGCTGTAATAAAAAAGGGAACGGATTTTTAGAAGGCTCAAAATATATTGTGACATGGGCACTTGGCCATCTTGTCACGCATGCAGATCCTGAAGGGTATGGAAGTGAATATAAAGAATGGAAACTGGAACTGCTCCCAATTATTCCAGATCCATTCAAGCTGACGCCGATCCGTCAGACGTCGAAACAGTTCAATGTCGTGAAAGCGCAATTGCGACGTAATGATGTGACGGAAATCATCATTGCAACAGACGCTGGGCGTGAAGGGGAGCTCGTCGCCCGCTGGATTCTGGAAATGGCCAAAAATCGCAAACCGGTTAAACGGCTATGGATCTCTTCCGTGACGGACAAGGCGATTACGGACGGCTTTAAAAACTTAAAGGACGGTCGTGCATATGAAAACTTGTTCGAAGCAGCAGTCGCACGAGCCGAAGCGGATTGGGTCGTAGGCATTAACGCGACACGTGCGCTAACCGTGAAATACAATGCCCAATTGTCGACAGGGCGCGTCCAGACACCGACGCTTAGTATGATTGCAGAACGTGAAAAGCAAATCCGTGAATTTAAGCCTAAGTCATATTATGGCTTACAAGCAATTACCGAAACGGCAAGATTCACATGGTCTGATAAAACCGGTCAGACGCAGTCATTCAATAAAGAAACGGTTGAAAACCTGCTTACCAAGCTTGACGGTATCCATTCAGGGAAAGTGACGGACGTGAAAACGGTACCGAAACAGCAGCCAGCACCCTCTCTGTTTGACTTGACTGAACTGCAAAAAGAAGCACATCGACGCTGGTCTTGGTCTGCGAAAGAGACGCTGTCGACATTACAAAACTTATATGAACGCCATAAAGCGGTAACGTATCCGCGGACGGACTCCAAGCATTTGACATCGGATATGGAAAGTACATTGAAAGAGCGTATTAAAGCCGTCGATATAAGTGCTTATCGCAAATCGGTCAATGTCTTATTGCGAAGCAAGTCGGTGAAGCCTCAAAAAGGTGTAATAGACGACAAACGCGTGTCCGATCACCATGCGATCATTCCAACGGAAGAAACACCAATCATGCAAAATTTGTCTGACAAGGAACAGCGTCTGTATGACCTGATCGTCAAACGCTTCTTAGCTGTATTTTTCGGTCCGTTCCGTTACGACCAAGTGACTGCGGAACTTGAAGTGGGCGGGGAAATGTTCAAGGCGAAGGGCAGAACCGTGACGGATGAAGGGTGGAAAGCGGTTTATTCCACAGATGAAGAGGAAGAGGATTCCGACCGGTTACCACCGTTCACGAAAGGAGCGGCTGTAGAAGTTCGTGCGGTTATTATGACGGATGGCCAGACGAAGCCGCCTGCTCGTTTCAATGAAGGAACGCTACTTGCCGCAATGGAGAACCCATCCCAATTCATGGCGGGTGAATCCAAGGACTTGATTAAGACGCTTGGCGACACGGGTGGGCTTGGAACGGTAGCGACACGTGCGGATATAATTGAAAAACTGTTTAGTTCGTTTGTCATCGAGAAAAAAGGGAATGATATTTACACGACTTCTAAAGGCAGACAGTTACTTGAACTTGTACCTGAAGATCTGAAATCTCCTGCGCTTACAGCAGAGTGGGAACAGAGTTTGACGAAAATTGCTGAAGGTAAGATGAAAAAAGAGGCGTTCGTCAAGGATATGATTGCCTTTTCGAAGAAGACCGTCCATGAAATTAAAACGGATGACAAAAAATTTAAGCATGACAATGTATCTGGTAAGATGTGCCCGGACTGCGGCAAGGCTATGCTAGAAGTGAACGGCAAAAGAGGAAAGATGCTTGTTTGTCAGGACCGTGAGTGTGGGCATCGACGTAATGTGTCCCAATTGACGAATGCACGTTGCCCGAACTGCAAAAAGAAACTGGAGTTGCGAGGAGAAGGCGACGGCAGGATTTTCGTTTGTAAATGCGGTCACCGCGAGAAGTTGTCTGCATTTGAAAAACGGAGAGAGCGGTCTGGCGGCAAGAAGGCGGATAAGCGTGATGTGCAGAAGTTCATGAAAAAGCAAGAAGAACCAGAGAATACCGCAATGGCAGATGCGCTAAAAAAACTATTTGATAAGTAA
- the ybaK gene encoding Cys-tRNA(Pro) deacylase, producing the protein MGKQKKSVKTNAVRILETENVAYELFEYAVEDAHLDGVTVAEKTGQSEKVVYKTLVTIASPRELYVFIIPVAEELDLKKAAKAAGVKKLDMLPLKDLTKETGYVRGGCSAVGMKKQFPTVIDSSAGSLNQMIVSAGKPGLQMQLAPADLAKVAEASFHAVVKE; encoded by the coding sequence ATGGGAAAGCAGAAGAAATCGGTTAAAACGAATGCTGTCCGGATTTTGGAGACGGAAAATGTAGCATATGAACTGTTTGAATACGCAGTCGAAGATGCTCATCTGGATGGTGTAACGGTCGCTGAAAAGACGGGGCAATCAGAAAAAGTCGTCTATAAGACGCTTGTCACGATTGCTAGTCCACGTGAACTATATGTCTTTATTATTCCTGTCGCCGAAGAGTTGGATTTGAAGAAAGCAGCAAAAGCAGCCGGTGTAAAGAAACTTGATATGCTTCCGCTCAAGGATCTGACGAAGGAGACGGGATATGTTCGTGGAGGCTGCTCTGCTGTCGGCATGAAAAAACAATTTCCGACCGTCATTGATAGTTCTGCTGGGAGTCTAAATCAGATGATCGTCAGTGCAGGGAAGCCTGGTTTGCAAATGCAATTAGCGCCTGCTGACCTTGCAAAAGTAGCCGAAGCCTCTTTCCACGCGGTAGTGAAGGAGTAA
- a CDS encoding YczE/YyaS/YitT family protein codes for MRKTFMWRWIFFLVGMMIMSLGISMTIKGQRLGIGPWDVLHVGLYRNFGLSIGTWGIITGFIIILVTAAVLKQWPQIGTWLNMVLIGLFIDLFNWLLPDFGTLPGQVIIFTFGVLVLSYGIGIYVAPNVGAGPRDSLMLILVDKLGIGVKKVRTMIEVIVAIAGWLLGGPVGIGTVIIALLIGQIVHYSLPQCRRLLLKIIKEEESILFQK; via the coding sequence ATGAGAAAGACATTTATGTGGAGATGGATATTCTTCCTGGTCGGTATGATGATCATGTCGCTCGGTATTTCAATGACAATCAAAGGTCAACGGCTAGGGATTGGACCATGGGATGTGTTGCATGTCGGTCTGTACCGGAATTTCGGTCTGTCAATCGGCACTTGGGGTATCATTACGGGGTTCATCATCATACTTGTGACAGCAGCCGTACTGAAGCAATGGCCGCAAATCGGTACTTGGTTAAATATGGTGTTGATCGGTTTATTTATTGACCTTTTCAATTGGTTATTGCCGGATTTCGGCACGTTACCTGGCCAAGTGATTATATTTACGTTCGGAGTGCTCGTCCTTTCGTATGGCATCGGCATTTACGTTGCCCCGAATGTCGGAGCAGGCCCACGTGACAGCCTGATGCTCATCCTTGTCGATAAACTAGGGATTGGTGTCAAGAAAGTACGGACGATGATTGAAGTCATTGTTGCAATAGCGGGATGGCTACTAGGCGGACCCGTAGGAATCGGTACGGTGATTATCGCTTTGCTCATTGGTCAAATTGTTCACTATTCATTGCCGCAGTGCAGAAGATTGCTGTTGAAAATCATTAAAGAGGAAGAGAGCATCCTATTCCAGAAATAA
- a CDS encoding glycine C-acetyltransferase: protein MSKVLDAYLQENLQELRDQGLYNEIDAVEGPNGPMIKIKGKELINLSSNNYLGLATDEDLKKLAIAATEKYGVGAGAVRTINGTLDIHLQLEQKLAEFKGTEAAISYQSGFNCNMAAISAVMTKKDAILSDELNHASIIDGCRLSGAKVIRVKHQDMDDLRAKAKEATESGQYEKVMYITDGVFSMDGDIAKLPEIVEIAKEFDLITYVDDAHGSGVTGKGKGTVKHFGLEKEIDMQMGTLSKAVGVVGGYVAGTQNLIDWLKVRSRPFLFSTALPAGDVAAIMGALDMITDSTELHDKLWENGSYLKEGLKNLGFDIGASETPITPCIIGEEKLTQQFSKRLMEEGVYAKSIVFPTVAKGVGRVRNMPTAAHTKEMLDNALAIYEKVGKELGVIS, encoded by the coding sequence TTGTCAAAAGTTCTAGATGCTTATTTACAAGAAAATCTGCAAGAATTACGCGACCAAGGTCTATACAATGAAATTGACGCAGTAGAAGGCCCGAATGGCCCGATGATTAAAATTAAAGGTAAAGAGCTAATTAACTTATCCTCGAATAACTATTTAGGTCTAGCAACAGACGAAGATTTGAAAAAGCTTGCGATTGCAGCAACGGAAAAGTACGGCGTAGGAGCGGGTGCGGTCCGTACAATTAACGGAACACTTGATATTCACTTGCAGCTTGAACAGAAGCTTGCAGAATTCAAAGGAACGGAAGCTGCGATTTCTTATCAATCAGGATTCAATTGTAATATGGCTGCGATTTCCGCAGTTATGACGAAGAAGGATGCAATTCTTTCAGATGAGTTAAACCATGCATCCATCATCGACGGCTGCCGTCTTTCGGGTGCAAAAGTTATCCGTGTAAAACATCAGGATATGGATGATCTCCGTGCGAAAGCGAAAGAAGCGACAGAATCAGGCCAATACGAAAAAGTGATGTATATAACGGATGGTGTCTTTTCGATGGATGGGGACATTGCGAAGTTGCCTGAAATCGTAGAGATTGCAAAAGAATTCGATTTGATTACGTATGTTGACGATGCGCATGGATCGGGTGTAACAGGTAAAGGAAAAGGAACTGTGAAGCATTTCGGTCTTGAAAAAGAAATTGACATGCAAATGGGGACATTATCAAAAGCAGTCGGTGTTGTCGGTGGATATGTTGCCGGAACGCAGAACTTAATCGACTGGTTGAAAGTCCGTTCACGTCCGTTCCTATTCTCCACGGCTTTGCCTGCAGGCGACGTCGCAGCAATCATGGGCGCGTTAGATATGATTACGGACTCGACTGAACTACATGATAAGTTATGGGAGAATGGCAGTTATTTGAAAGAAGGACTGAAAAACTTAGGATTCGATATCGGTGCCTCCGAAACGCCAATCACGCCATGTATTATCGGCGAAGAGAAGCTGACACAACAGTTTTCAAAACGTCTAATGGAAGAAGGCGTCTATGCAAAATCAATCGTCTTCCCAACAGTAGCAAAAGGTGTAGGCCGCGTGCGCAATATGCCAACGGCTGCACATACGAAAGAAATGCTTGATAATGCACTTGCGATTTATGAAAAAGTAGGAAAAGAGCTCGGTGTCATTTCGTAA
- a CDS encoding DUF6958 family protein, translating into MRYNESIHLFQSNGKVGASIVKFRYEKIKKTMLLIIREAGVISFEELAARTLKRLTPFDGNNMWYMEAIVTDLEVRGQLECPMLNGQLFVKTAS; encoded by the coding sequence ATGCGCTATAACGAGAGCATTCATTTATTCCAATCGAACGGGAAGGTTGGCGCTTCGATTGTGAAATTCAGATATGAGAAAATCAAGAAGACGATGCTACTGATTATTCGAGAGGCGGGTGTCATTTCATTCGAAGAATTAGCCGCTCGAACTTTGAAAAGGTTGACGCCTTTTGACGGTAACAATATGTGGTATATGGAAGCAATTGTCACAGACCTTGAAGTAAGAGGTCAATTGGAATGCCCAATGCTAAATGGACAATTATTCGTCAAAACGGCCAGTTGA
- a CDS encoding L-threonine 3-dehydrogenase: MKKIMVTGALGQIGSELITKLQKEYGENNVLSTDIRKPEKPVTGPFEILDVTDSKRMHGVAKEFGADTMMHMAALLSAKAESNPLFAWNLNMGGLMNSLEVSRELGMQFFTPSSIGAFGPSTPKVDTPQDTLQRPTTMYGVNKVAGELLCDYYFTRFGLDTRGVRFPGLISYVAQPGGGTTDYAVDIYYKALEEGKYESFIAEGTRMDMMYMPDALQAIVDLMEADPAKLIHRNAFNVTAMSFEPGEIAASIQKHLPEFNISYDVDPVRQAIADSWPDSIDPSAAVAEWGFKTTYDLDSMTADMLEKLRTKLQIS, from the coding sequence GTGAAGAAAATCATGGTTACTGGAGCATTAGGGCAAATTGGTTCTGAATTGATCACTAAACTGCAGAAGGAATACGGCGAAAATAATGTCCTCTCTACAGATATCCGCAAACCTGAAAAACCAGTCACGGGTCCGTTTGAAATCCTAGACGTAACAGACAGCAAGCGTATGCATGGAGTGGCAAAAGAATTCGGGGCTGACACGATGATGCATATGGCGGCACTACTTTCTGCAAAAGCTGAATCCAATCCACTCTTCGCTTGGAACCTCAACATGGGCGGGCTTATGAACTCCCTTGAAGTATCACGCGAACTAGGTATGCAATTTTTCACGCCGAGCTCAATTGGCGCATTCGGTCCTTCTACTCCAAAAGTGGACACACCACAAGACACATTACAGCGTCCAACGACGATGTATGGCGTCAATAAGGTGGCGGGCGAACTGCTTTGCGACTATTACTTTACCCGTTTCGGTCTGGACACACGCGGCGTGCGTTTCCCGGGATTGATATCCTATGTGGCGCAACCTGGCGGTGGAACGACGGACTATGCGGTTGATATTTATTATAAAGCGTTAGAAGAAGGGAAGTATGAATCCTTCATCGCAGAAGGTACACGAATGGATATGATGTATATGCCCGATGCGTTGCAGGCGATTGTTGACTTGATGGAAGCAGATCCTGCGAAACTAATCCATCGTAATGCATTTAACGTAACGGCGATGAGCTTCGAACCTGGCGAAATTGCAGCTTCGATCCAGAAACATCTGCCCGAGTTCAACATTTCTTATGACGTCGATCCTGTTCGTCAGGCAATCGCTGACAGCTGGCCGGATAGCATCGATCCGTCTGCTGCAGTTGCGGAATGGGGCTTCAAAACGACGTATGATCTTGACTCAATGACAGCTGATATGCTCGAAAAGCTGCGGACGAAACTTCAGATTTCTTAA
- a CDS encoding YjiH family protein, protein MKKHSLSTWLYFLVPSILGILLFMIPFKFGEEWKVPIAKFAAILSGWLEPAMPMAAMFIIVIAALGSIAFLFIPRNSSNPSLAESLFKVTPFWTITRLLGAVFAVMVTFKIGPEAIWSEDTGGLLLAPDGLVSFLFTIFLFAGLLLPLLLNFGLLEFFGTMMVKVMRPLFNLPGRSSIDALASWIGDGTIGVLLTSKQYEDGHYTQREAAIIATTFSVVSITFSLVIIDTVGMSQYFLPFYATVILTGIVLALIVPRIYPLRGKKEEYIDGRKFTGAEEKLPEGYNVVSHGLEYALDKASKNRSISTTIKDGMKNVLDMWIGVAPVVMAFGTVALILAETTSVFTILGKPFEPILALLNIPEAAEAAQMMVVGFADMFLPVILADGVITSPITLFTIATISVVQLIYMSEVGGLILGTKIPLNILDLIIIFLLRTLIALPIVAGVAHLLF, encoded by the coding sequence TTGAAAAAACATAGTTTATCCACATGGCTTTATTTTTTAGTCCCTTCTATTCTCGGGATTTTACTATTCATGATCCCATTCAAATTCGGAGAGGAATGGAAAGTACCGATTGCCAAATTCGCAGCAATTCTGTCTGGTTGGCTTGAACCTGCGATGCCGATGGCGGCAATGTTCATTATTGTAATCGCGGCTCTCGGATCTATTGCATTTTTATTCATCCCGCGTAATAGTTCAAACCCTTCTCTAGCAGAAAGCTTGTTCAAAGTAACGCCGTTTTGGACAATCACTCGTTTACTTGGGGCGGTCTTTGCGGTAATGGTGACGTTTAAAATCGGACCTGAAGCAATTTGGAGCGAAGACACGGGTGGCTTGCTGCTCGCGCCGGATGGTCTTGTTTCATTCCTATTCACCATTTTCCTGTTTGCGGGATTGCTGTTGCCGCTTCTGTTGAATTTCGGTCTGTTGGAATTTTTTGGAACGATGATGGTGAAAGTGATGCGCCCGCTATTCAACTTGCCTGGACGCTCTTCCATTGATGCATTGGCTTCTTGGATCGGCGACGGGACAATCGGGGTTTTATTAACTAGCAAACAGTATGAAGATGGTCATTACACGCAACGTGAAGCGGCAATTATCGCGACAACATTTTCAGTTGTGTCCATCACTTTCTCTCTTGTCATTATTGACACGGTTGGCATGTCGCAATACTTCCTTCCATTTTACGCGACAGTCATTCTAACAGGAATTGTATTGGCACTCATCGTACCGCGGATTTATCCGTTACGCGGAAAAAAAGAAGAATATATTGACGGTCGTAAATTCACAGGTGCAGAAGAAAAGTTGCCTGAAGGCTATAACGTTGTCAGCCACGGATTGGAATACGCTCTTGATAAAGCATCAAAGAATCGTTCCATTTCAACTACCATTAAAGACGGCATGAAAAACGTCCTTGATATGTGGATCGGCGTAGCACCGGTTGTCATGGCATTCGGGACGGTCGCACTTATTCTAGCTGAAACTACAAGCGTGTTTACGATTTTAGGAAAACCGTTTGAACCGATTTTGGCCTTATTAAATATTCCTGAAGCTGCGGAAGCCGCACAAATGATGGTTGTTGGATTCGCAGACATGTTCTTACCGGTAATTTTGGCGGATGGTGTAATCACTTCACCGATTACGCTGTTCACGATTGCGACGATTTCGGTTGTGCAGCTTATTTATATGTCTGAAGTCGGCGGCCTGATTTTAGGAACGAAAATTCCATTGAATATTTTGGACCTCATTATCATCTTCCTACTCCGTACATTAATTGCATTGCCGATTGTTGCGGGTGTGGCACATTTATTGTTCTAA
- the bshB2 gene encoding bacillithiol biosynthesis deacetylase BshB2: MKKERHVLVIFPHPDDEAFGVSGTISTYIEMGVPVTYACLTLGEMGRNLGNPPFANRETLPLIRKQELQKAVASMGLTDLRMMGLRDKTIEFEDDEKMVKLVADLIEETNPSLVISFYPGLSVHPDHDATARAVVRAIRRMPDSARPTLYTIAFANNTAEVLGEPDIIHNVEAAADKKIATLNSHASQTVWMMRDMEKRLAEKDPEALKWLHTERFYTYDWNNDFE, encoded by the coding sequence ATAAAAAAAGAACGCCACGTACTTGTCATATTCCCGCATCCCGACGATGAAGCTTTCGGCGTATCCGGAACGATTTCCACATATATCGAGATGGGTGTTCCTGTCACATATGCTTGTCTGACACTCGGTGAAATGGGTCGAAATCTAGGCAACCCGCCTTTCGCAAACCGCGAAACATTGCCGCTCATTCGCAAACAGGAACTTCAAAAAGCCGTAGCTTCCATGGGACTGACCGATTTGCGTATGATGGGACTACGCGATAAAACGATTGAATTCGAAGACGACGAAAAAATGGTTAAGCTTGTTGCTGACCTAATTGAAGAAACAAATCCGTCACTCGTTATCTCGTTCTATCCGGGCCTTTCCGTCCATCCGGATCATGATGCTACAGCCCGCGCAGTCGTGAGGGCGATTAGACGCATGCCGGATTCAGCACGTCCGACATTATATACAATTGCATTCGCCAACAACACAGCCGAAGTTCTAGGTGAACCCGACATCATTCACAACGTTGAAGCAGCAGCAGACAAAAAAATTGCAACATTAAATTCGCATGCTTCCCAAACGGTCTGGATGATGCGTGATATGGAAAAGCGCTTAGCAGAAAAAGATCCCGAAGCATTAAAATGGTTGCATACAGAACGATTCTATACGTACGATTGGAACAACGATTTTGAATAA
- a CDS encoding YojF family protein, producing the protein MELVKPDHLQELLNTFANKDVYIHLETTNGSYAAHFKEGFFNAGAFIRNVVVKYELGKVAGDSPHRIGLKLPSGWIYAQGITHYTLDEHNRLLMAGLDPDGKLAVSLEISETPFTY; encoded by the coding sequence ATGGAACTGGTTAAACCTGATCACTTACAGGAACTACTCAATACTTTTGCGAATAAAGACGTGTATATTCATCTCGAAACGACAAATGGATCATACGCAGCACATTTCAAGGAAGGTTTCTTCAACGCCGGCGCATTCATCCGGAATGTTGTTGTCAAATACGAACTCGGTAAAGTTGCAGGCGATTCGCCACACCGCATCGGTTTAAAATTGCCGTCAGGCTGGATTTACGCACAAGGAATCACGCATTATACACTCGACGAACATAACCGATTATTAATGGCCGGACTCGATCCAGATGGCAAACTCGCCGTCTCACTAGAAATTAGCGAAACACCGTTTACATATTAA